A genome region from Planctomycetota bacterium includes the following:
- a CDS encoding NAD(P)-dependent oxidoreductase translates to MTASAAPIAWIGMGIMGASMAGHLLEAGHPVTVHTRTKSRAEGLLARGAKWADSSREAAEHGEFVFAMVGMPSEVEEVFLGDQGVLGAKSPPRIAVNMATSSPMLDKKIAAVAKSRGVSYLDAPVSGGDLGARNGTLSIMVGGEAWALSEVMACFERMGKTIVHHGEVGSGQLCKVVNQLLVGANMVAAAEALTLSRETGLDSWKMLESVGGGAASSWTLTNLVPRMLRDDWDSGFSLAYLAKDLKIAVETCKELGLTLPGLVLSERLYSRLNELGHGAHGTQALLKLWKEAEASIPQ, encoded by the coding sequence ATGACTGCATCAGCCGCGCCGATTGCCTGGATTGGAATGGGAATTATGGGGGCTTCGATGGCGGGGCACCTGCTGGAAGCGGGACATCCCGTGACAGTCCACACCCGCACGAAATCCCGCGCCGAGGGGCTGCTGGCCCGTGGGGCGAAGTGGGCGGACTCGAGCCGGGAGGCCGCGGAGCACGGCGAATTCGTCTTTGCCATGGTCGGCATGCCCTCCGAAGTGGAGGAAGTTTTCCTGGGTGACCAAGGGGTGCTCGGCGCGAAGTCGCCTCCGCGGATCGCGGTCAACATGGCCACCAGTTCGCCGATGCTCGACAAGAAAATCGCCGCGGTCGCCAAGAGCAGGGGCGTCAGCTACCTCGATGCGCCGGTCTCGGGCGGAGACCTTGGCGCCCGCAACGGCACCCTGTCGATCATGGTCGGCGGCGAGGCATGGGCGCTCTCCGAGGTGATGGCCTGCTTCGAGCGCATGGGCAAGACCATCGTGCATCATGGCGAGGTGGGCAGCGGCCAACTCTGCAAGGTGGTCAACCAGCTGCTGGTCGGCGCCAACATGGTCGCTGCCGCCGAGGCATTGACCCTGAGCCGGGAGACCGGGCTGGATTCCTGGAAAATGCTCGAGAGCGTCGGTGGGGGAGCCGCGAGCTCCTGGACCCTCACGAATCTGGTGCCGCGCATGCTCCGGGACGACTGGGACTCCGGATTTTCCCTGGCCTATCTGGCCAAGGACCTGAAAATTGCCGTGGAAACCTGCAAGGAACTGGGGCTGACGTTGCCGGGACTGGTGCTCTCGGAGCGGCTTTACAGCCGGCTGAACGAGCTTGGCCATGGCGCCCACGGCACCCAGGCCCTTCTGAAGCTGTGGAAGGAGGCCGAGGCCTCGATTCCCCAATGA
- a CDS encoding AAA family ATPase: MTQTNNADIQELERQVAIAAKPFQALVAEMQRVVVGQHDLLEGLVLGLLGNGHILIEGVPGLAKTTAVSTLAKAIQTDFQRIQFTPDLLPADLIGTLIYRANTGDFVVKKGPIFSNIILADEINRAPAKVQSALLEAMQERQVTIGSETFPMADPFLVLATQNPIEQEGTYSLPEAQVDRFMLKLVVKYPSPKEERQILDRMAQTSVALAIRPVLRPEDIANARSIVDNIFIDERIKDYIVNLVVATRDPGEFKIPVKDLIQYGASPRATIALTIASRAKAFLDGRGYVTPQDVKDVALIVLRHRIGLSYEAEALEKSSDDIVKMLLEHVPVP; this comes from the coding sequence ATGACGCAAACCAACAATGCCGACATTCAGGAACTTGAACGACAGGTCGCCATCGCCGCCAAACCCTTTCAGGCGCTGGTCGCCGAGATGCAGCGCGTGGTGGTGGGACAGCACGACCTGCTCGAGGGGCTGGTGCTTGGCCTCCTGGGCAACGGACACATTCTGATCGAGGGCGTGCCGGGACTGGCCAAGACCACCGCGGTGAGCACGCTGGCCAAGGCGATCCAGACCGATTTCCAGCGCATCCAGTTCACGCCCGACCTTTTGCCCGCCGACTTGATCGGAACGTTGATCTACAGGGCCAACACCGGCGACTTCGTGGTGAAGAAGGGGCCGATCTTCTCCAACATCATTCTGGCCGACGAGATCAACCGCGCGCCGGCCAAGGTGCAGAGCGCGCTGCTCGAGGCGATGCAGGAGCGGCAGGTCACCATCGGCAGCGAGACTTTCCCGATGGCCGATCCCTTCCTGGTGCTGGCCACGCAGAATCCCATCGAGCAGGAAGGCACCTACAGCCTGCCCGAGGCGCAGGTCGACCGCTTCATGCTGAAGCTGGTGGTGAAGTACCCCAGCCCCAAGGAGGAGCGGCAGATCCTGGATCGCATGGCCCAGACTTCGGTTGCGCTGGCGATCCGCCCCGTGCTGCGCCCCGAGGACATCGCCAACGCGCGCTCGATCGTGGACAACATTTTCATCGACGAGCGGATCAAGGACTACATCGTCAATCTGGTGGTGGCGACGCGCGACCCCGGGGAGTTCAAGATTCCGGTGAAGGACCTCATTCAATATGGGGCCAGCCCCCGCGCCACGATCGCGCTGACCATCGCCAGCCGGGCCAAGGCTTTCCTGGACGGCCGCGGCTACGTCACGCCGCAGGACGTCAAGGATGTGGCACTGATCGTGCTGCGCCACCGCATCGGGCTGAGCTACGAGGCCGAGGCGCTTGAGAAAAGCAGCGACGACATCGTGAAGATGCTCCTTGAGCATGTTCCGGTTCCATGA
- a CDS encoding DUF58 domain-containing protein: MNASELIRKVRRIQIRTSRITSEALSGNYHSAFRGRGIEFEKVRPYIVGDDIRSIDWNVSARVGSPHVKIFREERELLVMLAVDLSASQDFGTRGSLKRELVAEIAATIAFSAIRNGDTVGLMAFTDRIERFVPPRKGTRHVLRIVRELLALEAKGKGTRIAGAMDEVLGIVRKRSVLFVISDFQDSGWERSMAIARQRHDCIPVVVSDRSEQTLPKAGLIELEDPESGERFLIDTSDRGVRARFASLAAEERLKLQQTFRRLKMDPVEVETGGDFVRPLTEVFRRRESRRSR; the protein is encoded by the coding sequence ATGAACGCATCCGAACTCATCCGCAAGGTGCGCCGCATCCAGATTCGGACCAGCCGCATCACCAGCGAGGCCCTCTCGGGCAACTACCACTCCGCCTTCCGCGGCCGCGGCATCGAGTTCGAGAAGGTGCGCCCCTACATCGTCGGCGACGACATCCGCTCGATCGACTGGAACGTCAGCGCGCGGGTGGGCAGCCCGCACGTCAAGATCTTCCGCGAGGAGCGCGAGCTGCTGGTGATGCTGGCGGTCGACCTCTCCGCCAGCCAGGACTTCGGCACGCGGGGTTCGCTCAAGCGCGAGCTGGTCGCCGAGATCGCCGCCACCATCGCCTTCAGCGCCATCCGCAATGGAGACACCGTCGGCCTGATGGCCTTCACCGACCGCATCGAGCGTTTCGTCCCGCCGCGCAAGGGAACGCGCCACGTGCTGCGGATCGTGCGTGAACTGCTCGCCCTGGAGGCCAAGGGCAAGGGGACGCGGATCGCCGGCGCCATGGACGAGGTGCTGGGAATCGTGCGCAAGCGCAGCGTGCTTTTCGTCATCAGCGACTTCCAGGATTCGGGCTGGGAGCGCTCGATGGCCATTGCGCGGCAGCGCCACGACTGCATCCCGGTGGTGGTCTCCGACCGCAGCGAGCAGACCCTGCCCAAGGCGGGATTGATCGAGTTGGAGGATCCCGAGAGCGGCGAGCGCTTCCTGATCGATACCTCCGACCGCGGCGTGCGGGCGCGCTTCGCCAGTCTGGCCGCGGAGGAGCGCCTCAAGTTGCAGCAGACCTTCCGCCGTCTGAAGATGGACCCGGTCGAGGTCGAGACCGGCGGCGACTTCGTGCGGCCGCTCACCGAAGTTTTCCGTCGGCGCGAATCGCGGAGGTCCCGATGA
- a CDS encoding VWA domain-containing protein, whose amino-acid sequence MSHFQLNEAWMLLLLPLALAAFWRLWRRRSQPAMTFSVVARAKAAGAGYAARLRWLPSALRALVLGLLVLCIARPVRINEQTSTLTDGVAIELVVDRSSSMLALDFTRNGKPIDRLNALKDVVERFVDGGANLPGRKDDLVGLVTFARFADSISPLTMDHEWLLAGLKDIKPADPAIGDDGTAIGDAVALGAEKLRDATEGKNRNGAARIKSKVLVLLTDGENNAGDIEPMTAAELCKSLGIRLYTIGMGTRGIAMMPVQTPFGTQMARQPVSIDEGLLTKMATATGGQYFRATDTKSLEQIYQRIDELEKTVTEQKRTILAKDLAVEGFRLGGISWPSLLTLAMLLLAVELFLSHTRLRTLP is encoded by the coding sequence ATGAGCCACTTCCAGTTGAACGAGGCGTGGATGCTGCTGCTCCTGCCGCTGGCGCTGGCGGCCTTCTGGCGCCTCTGGCGGCGCCGCAGCCAGCCTGCGATGACCTTCAGTGTCGTCGCCCGGGCGAAGGCTGCGGGAGCGGGTTACGCGGCCCGGTTGCGCTGGCTGCCCAGCGCCTTGCGGGCGCTGGTGCTCGGGCTGCTGGTGCTCTGCATCGCGCGTCCGGTGCGCATCAACGAGCAGACCTCCACGCTGACCGACGGCGTGGCCATCGAGCTGGTGGTCGACCGCTCCAGCTCGATGCTGGCCCTGGACTTCACGCGCAATGGCAAGCCCATTGACCGCCTCAACGCGCTGAAGGATGTCGTCGAGCGCTTCGTCGACGGCGGCGCCAACCTGCCCGGCCGCAAGGACGACCTGGTGGGCCTGGTCACCTTCGCGCGATTCGCCGACAGCATCAGCCCGCTCACCATGGACCACGAGTGGCTGCTCGCCGGACTCAAGGACATCAAGCCGGCGGATCCCGCGATCGGCGACGACGGCACGGCGATCGGCGACGCGGTGGCGCTGGGCGCGGAAAAACTGCGCGACGCCACCGAAGGCAAGAATCGCAATGGCGCCGCCCGCATCAAGAGCAAGGTGCTGGTGCTGCTGACCGACGGCGAGAACAACGCCGGCGACATCGAACCCATGACCGCGGCCGAACTCTGCAAGTCGCTGGGCATCCGCCTCTACACCATCGGCATGGGCACGCGCGGCATCGCGATGATGCCCGTCCAGACGCCCTTCGGAACGCAGATGGCAAGGCAGCCGGTGAGCATCGACGAGGGGCTGCTCACCAAGATGGCCACCGCGACGGGCGGACAGTATTTCCGCGCCACCGACACCAAGAGCCTGGAACAGATCTACCAGCGCATCGACGAGCTGGAAAAAACCGTCACCGAGCAGAAGCGGACCATCCTCGCCAAGGATCTCGCGGTCGAGGGCTTCCGGCTGGGCGGCATTTCGTGGCCCTCGCTGCTGACGCTGGCCATGCTCCTGCTGGCCGTCGAGCTCTTCCTCTCGCACACCCGGCTGAGGACCCTGCCATGA
- a CDS encoding VWA domain-containing protein, translating to MNSGSFIFAQPWALAWLWLVAVVVLVAFLGLRKRRALLLRIASWPLVQQLIPNLNLARGWFRAALGVLGMVAVTLALMDPRWGMQVEQIQQRGLDVAFIIDVSRSMLAADATPNRLERAKQFAIDASEVLGGDRVALIDCAGVPSLRVPLTLNYAAFRQAVTELEPKGVTRGGSLLGDAIRLAARSFPAESKGARAIIILSDGEDMESMPVDAARQAFTESGIRIFTVGIGDSRDGARIPVAESGKATRWQMHDGQEVWTKMDETTMREIAAAGGGAFIPAGTAQLDMAKVYQDSIGNLERVEQEETVIRRQTPRFQWFAGAALLILLVESLVTDTRGKGQSRGTPS from the coding sequence ATGAACAGCGGATCTTTCATCTTCGCACAGCCCTGGGCGCTGGCCTGGCTCTGGCTGGTCGCTGTGGTCGTGCTCGTGGCGTTCCTCGGCCTGCGCAAGCGCCGCGCGCTGCTGCTGCGCATCGCGTCGTGGCCGCTGGTGCAGCAGCTCATTCCGAACCTGAACCTGGCCCGCGGCTGGTTCCGCGCGGCTCTGGGCGTGCTGGGCATGGTCGCGGTCACGCTGGCCCTGATGGATCCGCGCTGGGGCATGCAGGTCGAGCAGATTCAGCAGCGCGGGCTCGACGTCGCATTCATCATCGACGTCAGCCGCTCCATGCTGGCGGCGGACGCAACGCCGAACCGACTCGAGCGGGCCAAGCAGTTCGCCATCGACGCGAGCGAGGTGCTGGGCGGCGACCGCGTCGCTCTGATTGATTGCGCCGGCGTCCCCTCGCTGCGGGTTCCGCTCACGCTCAATTACGCGGCCTTCCGTCAGGCGGTGACGGAGCTCGAGCCCAAGGGCGTCACTCGCGGAGGATCGCTGCTGGGCGACGCGATCCGTTTGGCGGCACGCAGTTTCCCGGCCGAGTCCAAGGGGGCCAGGGCGATCATCATCCTCAGTGACGGCGAGGACATGGAGAGCATGCCCGTCGATGCGGCGCGGCAGGCCTTCACGGAGAGCGGCATCCGCATCTTCACCGTGGGCATCGGCGATTCGCGCGACGGCGCCCGCATCCCCGTGGCGGAGAGCGGCAAGGCGACCCGCTGGCAGATGCACGATGGTCAGGAAGTCTGGACGAAAATGGATGAGACCACGATGCGCGAGATCGCCGCGGCCGGCGGCGGCGCCTTCATTCCCGCGGGCACCGCCCAGTTGGACATGGCGAAGGTCTACCAGGACAGCATCGGCAATCTGGAGCGCGTGGAGCAGGAGGAGACGGTGATCCGCCGCCAGACGCCGCGCTTCCAATGGTTCGCCGGCGCCGCGCTGCTGATCTTGTTGGTGGAGAGTCTGGTCACCGACACGCGCGGCAAGGGTCAATCAAGGGGGACGCCATCATGA
- a CDS encoding tetratricopeptide repeat protein — translation MALTTACLTLAAAGPAAPQSNAKPAPGTSTQGAPSKVAPTPTAPVGSAPGTEPQVRMPKELAMPANSNTLEPAEVPEREWNAAGRTFDAAAYRRAVKGGMAALRNQDWAEAASQFQESLKLNPDSKEAAYNLGIAKFRQGDYAGAEELFKNAAQTHSADLAAKSMFNEGNSIYANAVKNLAQPKATSPAAPAGKDAASPPDLQKGIESVQKAFTHFKDASAANPQDDDSAVNAETSLKLLKQLKEEQKKQQQQQKQDQKKDQKQDKDQEQQQDQQNSDSKEDQQKQDQKQDPQKDQQQKPQQQQSQPDESKDQQQQQNQQKPDPQKSDQQKQDQKDQSSPQDDQKKEEEQQKKEQEQKDQQKNQPQDQQKQDQQKQDQQPDPKKPDEQKQDQTPAGQEAQAGADSKMAPQQTAQLLQLVRDKEKQRNADKKAKVTRTKTPPAGKDW, via the coding sequence ATGGCGCTGACAACGGCCTGCCTCACGCTCGCGGCGGCCGGCCCGGCGGCGCCCCAATCCAACGCCAAGCCGGCGCCCGGAACTTCCACGCAGGGTGCGCCTTCAAAAGTTGCTCCGACTCCAACGGCTCCGGTCGGATCGGCGCCAGGCACTGAGCCACAGGTTCGCATGCCCAAGGAGCTCGCGATGCCCGCCAACTCCAACACACTCGAGCCCGCCGAAGTTCCCGAGCGGGAGTGGAACGCTGCGGGCCGGACGTTTGACGCCGCTGCCTATCGCCGCGCGGTGAAAGGCGGCATGGCGGCGCTTCGCAACCAGGATTGGGCGGAGGCCGCGAGTCAATTCCAGGAATCGCTCAAGCTGAATCCGGATTCCAAGGAAGCCGCCTACAACCTCGGCATCGCCAAGTTCCGTCAGGGCGACTATGCCGGAGCCGAAGAGCTCTTCAAGAACGCGGCGCAGACGCACTCGGCCGATCTCGCCGCGAAGTCAATGTTCAACGAGGGCAATTCCATCTACGCCAACGCGGTGAAGAATCTCGCCCAGCCCAAGGCCACTTCTCCTGCGGCGCCCGCCGGAAAAGATGCGGCTTCTCCGCCCGACCTGCAAAAGGGAATCGAAAGCGTCCAGAAGGCCTTCACCCATTTCAAGGACGCCTCCGCCGCGAATCCCCAGGATGACGACAGTGCCGTCAACGCGGAGACGTCGCTGAAGCTGCTCAAGCAGCTCAAGGAGGAGCAGAAGAAGCAGCAACAGCAGCAGAAGCAGGACCAGAAGAAGGATCAGAAGCAGGACAAGGATCAGGAGCAGCAGCAGGATCAGCAGAATTCCGATTCCAAGGAGGACCAGCAGAAGCAGGATCAAAAGCAGGATCCGCAGAAAGATCAGCAGCAGAAGCCGCAGCAGCAACAGTCGCAGCCCGACGAATCAAAGGATCAACAACAGCAGCAGAATCAACAGAAGCCCGACCCGCAAAAGTCTGACCAGCAGAAGCAGGATCAGAAGGATCAGAGCTCTCCGCAAGACGATCAGAAGAAAGAAGAAGAGCAGCAGAAGAAGGAACAAGAGCAAAAGGACCAGCAGAAGAATCAACCGCAGGACCAACAGAAGCAAGATCAGCAGAAGCAGGATCAGCAACCCGACCCAAAGAAGCCGGATGAGCAAAAGCAGGATCAAACCCCGGCGGGACAGGAAGCCCAGGCCGGCGCCGATTCCAAGATGGCTCCGCAGCAGACCGCCCAGCTTCTGCAATTGGTCCGGGACAAGGAAAAGCAGCGCAACGCCGACAAAAAGGCTAAAGTGACCCGCACGAAAACGCCCCCCGCCGGAAAGGATTGGTAG
- a CDS encoding BatD family protein — translation MPALLLAIFLCANALAQAVEFQLQQGERWVDTPITMQVVVANAADDAAPPEIAPSPDFTSAVVGAPQRMWQSINGVRRTSTTWSVEMTPRRAGVLTLPQVKVVSGGRPYLSPPQSVSVSASNSDEVLRVKVRSNPASPYVGQAANLVLEIAVRSYANREYDTVFGEGNMWRLIDIQNCSWGVFEPRLRELAQNNQRPSGSEVIRDGAKWCIYEIVSNTNAVKSGPLDIGDVRVEWKYPTGMTVDRDFFGTPQPSLTGIRKVSATPAASNVIVKALPEAGRPASFRGAVGSFDLQASVKPEKAAVGDPMTLTLSIQSLSDNSEELRSLQPPPLDSPALTKGFRMPTDPLAGTIRGSTKIFTQTLRPLSADVKEIPAIEFSYFDPATSKYRTASTRPIPIQVSPSERLSAAALEGVGAAKRDAAKSSLTEVDGGLFANAAPTAALLMDQRLEVGWGAGVIFAAPPILAFALLLVRKRMHASRNNAGLARSRGAAKNARRQLESAGDAASIARSIQAYIEARTGRPEGTVTRSDAKALAREAGATEACLQTLESILALGERASFAAHRGESPQALREQAAKLIAELDALSWRRRTASFLEEIPL, via the coding sequence ATGCCCGCGCTTCTCCTGGCGATCTTCCTCTGCGCCAACGCCCTGGCGCAGGCGGTTGAGTTTCAGCTCCAGCAGGGCGAGCGCTGGGTGGACACGCCCATCACCATGCAGGTTGTGGTCGCCAACGCGGCCGATGACGCCGCTCCACCGGAGATCGCCCCGAGCCCGGATTTCACCAGCGCAGTCGTCGGGGCTCCGCAGCGGATGTGGCAGAGCATCAACGGGGTGCGCCGCACCTCCACCACATGGAGCGTGGAGATGACCCCCAGGCGAGCCGGCGTGCTGACGCTGCCTCAGGTCAAGGTGGTCTCGGGCGGCCGGCCCTACCTCAGCCCGCCGCAGAGCGTCTCCGTGTCCGCTTCGAACAGCGACGAAGTGCTCCGCGTCAAGGTGCGCAGCAATCCGGCGTCCCCCTACGTCGGCCAAGCCGCGAACCTGGTCCTGGAGATCGCCGTCCGCTCCTACGCCAACCGTGAGTACGACACCGTCTTCGGTGAGGGCAATATGTGGAGGCTGATTGACATTCAAAATTGCTCGTGGGGGGTGTTCGAGCCGCGGTTGCGCGAACTTGCCCAGAACAATCAGAGGCCATCCGGGAGCGAGGTGATCCGCGACGGCGCGAAATGGTGCATCTACGAGATCGTGAGCAACACCAATGCCGTGAAAAGCGGACCGCTCGACATCGGCGATGTGCGCGTTGAGTGGAAATATCCGACGGGCATGACGGTCGACCGCGACTTCTTCGGAACCCCGCAGCCGTCGCTCACCGGCATCCGGAAAGTCTCGGCAACCCCCGCCGCCTCGAATGTGATCGTCAAGGCGCTGCCCGAGGCGGGGCGTCCGGCCTCCTTCCGCGGCGCCGTTGGCTCCTTCGACCTGCAGGCCTCGGTCAAGCCGGAGAAGGCGGCCGTAGGCGATCCCATGACGCTCACGCTTTCGATCCAGAGCCTTTCCGACAACAGCGAGGAACTGCGCTCGCTCCAGCCCCCGCCACTGGACAGCCCGGCGCTGACGAAGGGCTTCCGTATGCCGACCGATCCGCTGGCGGGGACGATCCGCGGATCGACCAAGATCTTCACGCAGACGCTCCGCCCGCTCTCGGCCGACGTCAAGGAAATCCCGGCGATCGAGTTTTCCTATTTCGATCCCGCCACGTCGAAGTACCGCACGGCCTCGACCCGGCCGATTCCGATCCAGGTCAGCCCCTCGGAGCGCCTCTCCGCCGCGGCCCTGGAAGGCGTGGGCGCCGCCAAGCGGGACGCCGCAAAGAGCAGCTTGACCGAGGTGGATGGCGGACTCTTCGCCAACGCCGCACCGACGGCGGCGCTCCTGATGGACCAGCGGCTCGAGGTCGGCTGGGGCGCTGGAGTGATCTTCGCGGCCCCGCCCATCCTGGCCTTCGCCCTGCTGCTGGTCCGCAAGCGCATGCATGCTTCGAGGAACAACGCAGGTCTTGCCCGCTCGCGCGGCGCGGCGAAGAACGCGCGCCGCCAACTGGAGTCCGCCGGCGACGCCGCATCCATCGCGCGATCGATCCAGGCCTACATCGAGGCGCGGACCGGACGGCCGGAAGGAACGGTGACCCGAAGCGACGCCAAGGCGCTTGCCCGTGAAGCCGGCGCCACCGAAGCCTGCCTGCAGACGCTGGAATCCATTCTCGCTCTGGGCGAGCGGGCCTCCTTCGCGGCGCATCGCGGCGAAAGCCCGCAGGCCCTGCGCGAGCAGGCTGCCAAGCTCATCGCCGAACTGGACGCGCTCTCCTGGCGGCGCCGGACCGCCTCCTTCCTCGAGGAGATCCCGCTATGA
- a CDS encoding SH3 domain-containing protein yields the protein MRPLRRMVPFAAMCALALLATTARGADAPLSADLLAAQSAYDQGVEKSKSDPEAAQKLFLQSADGFEKIAQSGIANGPLLYNLGNAQVQAKQVGRGIGSYLRAQRIMPGDTQLQSNLAHARSLVKDRFDSGGGILMEDVSAWWHLLSFNGRLALAGLLWTGAWIGAALLFLRPTSLHHESARAVLRRVCWSCGIVGAVLGATVVADVAAARLWPQGVTITDGVMVRKGNGEGFEPQFAEPLSQGVEFRVLEQRPGWLLIRLGDGKTGWIPAAQSTTA from the coding sequence ATGAGGCCGCTTCGTCGCATGGTCCCGTTCGCCGCAATGTGTGCGCTTGCACTTCTCGCCACGACCGCCCGTGGCGCTGATGCGCCGCTGAGCGCCGATCTGCTGGCCGCGCAGTCCGCCTACGACCAGGGCGTCGAGAAATCCAAGAGCGACCCCGAGGCGGCGCAGAAACTTTTCCTTCAGTCCGCGGACGGCTTCGAAAAGATCGCGCAGAGCGGCATCGCCAACGGGCCGCTGCTCTACAACTTGGGCAACGCCCAAGTGCAGGCGAAGCAGGTCGGGCGCGGCATCGGTTCCTATCTGCGGGCGCAGCGCATCATGCCCGGCGACACGCAGCTGCAATCCAACCTGGCCCACGCGCGCAGCCTGGTGAAGGATCGCTTCGACTCGGGCGGCGGCATCCTGATGGAGGATGTCTCGGCCTGGTGGCACCTGCTCTCCTTCAACGGACGCCTGGCACTGGCGGGCCTGCTCTGGACCGGCGCGTGGATCGGCGCGGCGCTGCTGTTCCTCCGCCCGACATCACTTCATCACGAATCGGCGCGGGCGGTCCTGCGGCGCGTCTGCTGGAGCTGCGGCATTGTCGGCGCCGTGCTCGGAGCGACGGTGGTGGCGGACGTGGCCGCGGCGAGGCTCTGGCCCCAGGGGGTCACGATCACCGACGGGGTCATGGTCCGCAAGGGAAATGGCGAGGGTTTCGAGCCGCAGTTCGCCGAGCCCCTCTCGCAAGGGGTCGAGTTCCGCGTGCTCGAGCAGCGGCCGGGCTGGCTGCTGATCCGCCTGGGCGACGGCAAGACCGGCTGGATCCCGGCGGCCCAATCCACGACAGCCTGA
- a CDS encoding DNA-directed RNA polymerase subunit omega yields MIEALLSDEIVEKFGGRFKLTALIQKRLKEIIEGARPLVDRNGRSDLEVVVAEIMEDKITIDWESSNLPKPASAKRK; encoded by the coding sequence ATGATTGAAGCCCTTTTGAGCGACGAGATTGTGGAGAAATTCGGCGGCCGCTTCAAGCTGACCGCCCTGATTCAGAAGCGACTCAAGGAGATCATCGAGGGCGCCCGGCCGCTGGTGGACCGCAACGGGCGCAGCGACCTGGAAGTGGTCGTGGCCGAGATCATGGAAGACAAAATCACCATTGACTGGGAATCGAGCAATCTTCCCAAGCCCGCGTCCGCCAAGCGGAAGTAA